The Oscillospiraceae bacterium genome has a window encoding:
- the tilS gene encoding tRNA lysidine(34) synthetase TilS encodes MIQKIAAFIEKNGLFDQYDRFLVAFSGGADSSVLLDFVCRYVSEHGGIVRAAHFNHGLRGDEARRDAEFCRAVCRRKNVGFTLGEGDTRPFAKEKGLSLEAAARELRYAFLAEEAEKDGSLILTAHNSDDNLETMLFNITRGSGLKGAGGIPPRRSNIARPLLCCTRAEILNYCKENGIPFVTDSTNLTDDCSRNVIRHKILPVLTSLNPAAIECAARTAQLLREDEEYLSAAAEALLEEAQSQAGLSCAVLAAAGAPIRTRAIAMWFAQKDVTPTYKDITEAERLIKAGGGHRTLCGIRLNACKGLLTSGDEMREISPVALEVGENWVEGRRITLKICQNPEKNNKLHFISSLNCDKITGQLVARSRQPGDYFHSGGVGKPLKKWYNEYGVPISMRNRLIVIADDSGPVFVERFGADERFAAVTGRAALDIEIG; translated from the coding sequence ATGATTCAAAAGATCGCAGCGTTTATTGAAAAGAACGGTCTTTTTGACCAATATGATCGTTTTCTGGTCGCTTTTTCCGGCGGTGCGGATTCTTCCGTGCTGCTGGATTTTGTTTGCCGGTACGTTTCGGAACACGGCGGCATCGTACGGGCGGCCCATTTTAACCATGGTTTACGCGGCGACGAGGCCCGTCGGGACGCGGAATTCTGCCGTGCCGTCTGCCGCAGAAAAAACGTCGGCTTTACCCTCGGCGAAGGCGATACGCGTCCCTTTGCGAAAGAAAAAGGGCTTTCGCTGGAAGCGGCGGCAAGAGAATTGCGCTATGCGTTTTTAGCCGAAGAAGCCGAAAAGGACGGCTCGTTGATCTTGACCGCGCACAACAGCGACGATAATCTGGAGACCATGCTGTTTAATATCACCAGGGGCAGCGGACTGAAGGGTGCAGGCGGGATTCCGCCGCGCCGCAGCAACATTGCAAGGCCTCTGCTTTGCTGTACGCGTGCAGAGATTTTGAATTACTGCAAAGAAAACGGCATTCCGTTTGTCACCGACAGCACCAATCTGACCGACGACTGCTCACGCAACGTCATCCGTCACAAGATTCTGCCGGTGTTGACCTCCTTGAATCCGGCGGCGATCGAATGCGCCGCGAGAACGGCGCAGCTTTTGCGGGAGGATGAGGAATACCTCTCGGCGGCGGCAGAGGCGCTTCTGGAAGAAGCGCAGAGCCAGGCCGGCTTGAGCTGTGCGGTTTTGGCGGCTGCGGGCGCACCGATTCGTACCCGTGCCATTGCGATGTGGTTTGCGCAAAAAGACGTGACGCCGACCTATAAGGATATCACCGAGGCCGAACGGCTGATCAAAGCCGGCGGGGGCCACAGGACGCTCTGCGGTATCCGTTTAAATGCCTGCAAAGGACTGCTGACATCGGGGGATGAGATGCGTGAAATAAGCCCTGTTGCGCTGGAGGTCGGTGAGAATTGGGTCGAGGGACGCAGAATCACCCTGAAAATCTGCCAAAACCCAGAGAAAAACAACAAATTGCACTTTATTTCTTCACTGAATTGTGATAAAATAACAGGACAGCTCGTTGCCCGAAGCCGGCAGCCGGGGGATTATTTTCACTCGGGCGGCGTCGGGAAGCCGCTGAAAAAGTGGTATAACGAGTATGGAGTTCCGATCTCGATGCGAAACCGACTGATCGTCATTGCCGACGACAGCGGGCCGGTATTCGTAGAGCGTTTCGGCGCGGACGAGCGGTTTGCTGCTGTTACCGGACGCGCGGCATTAGATATCGAAATCGGTTGA
- the rplI gene encoding 50S ribosomal protein L9, translated as MKVLLKVDVKSVGKAGEIINAKDGYARNFLIPRGMAVEATTEILNEVAAKTASLEHHAKELRQAAVENGQKLDGTTVEIQARGGTNKLFGAVTSSEVAQAIMAETGIEVDKKRITIPEIKTYGDYAACIKLHPEVTVNVNLKVTKQSEGDK; from the coding sequence ATGAAAGTATTACTTAAAGTGGACGTTAAGAGCGTCGGGAAAGCGGGCGAGATCATCAATGCCAAAGATGGTTATGCACGCAATTTTTTGATTCCGAGAGGGATGGCCGTGGAGGCCACAACCGAAATTTTGAATGAGGTCGCCGCAAAGACGGCGTCGCTGGAACACCACGCAAAAGAGCTGCGCCAGGCCGCCGTTGAGAACGGGCAGAAGCTGGACGGCACGACGGTTGAGATCCAGGCGCGCGGCGGCACGAATAAACTCTTCGGCGCGGTGACGTCCTCTGAGGTCGCACAGGCGATTATGGCGGAGACCGGTATTGAAGTCGATAAAAAGCGCATTACGATTCCCGAGATTAAGACCTACGGAGACTATGCCGCCTGCATCAAACTGCACCCCGAGGTGACGGTGAACGTCAACCTCAAGGTGACCAAACAGTCTGAAGGCGACAAGTAA
- the hpt gene encoding hypoxanthine phosphoribosyltransferase, with translation MKNDIKNILLSEEQISKRVADLGAQISEEYRGKNLLLVSVLKGSVVFMADLMRSIDIPCSIDFMCVSSYGSGVKTSGVVKIVKDLNLELKNFDLLIVEDILDSGMTLSYLKKTLALRGPKTIKICTLLDKPERRQADIKADYVGFAVPDEFVVGYGLDFDEKYRNLPYIGVLKPSVYEK, from the coding sequence TTGAAAAACGATATTAAGAACATCCTTCTCAGCGAGGAACAGATCTCAAAACGGGTCGCCGACTTAGGCGCTCAGATCAGCGAGGAATACCGCGGAAAGAATCTGCTGCTGGTCAGTGTGCTCAAAGGTTCCGTTGTGTTTATGGCCGACCTGATGCGCAGCATCGACATCCCCTGCTCCATCGATTTTATGTGCGTATCCAGCTACGGTTCCGGGGTCAAAACCTCCGGCGTCGTCAAGATCGTCAAGGATTTGAATCTTGAACTCAAGAATTTCGATCTGTTGATCGTCGAGGACATTCTCGACAGCGGGATGACGCTCTCGTATCTCAAAAAGACGCTCGCCCTGCGCGGGCCTAAGACCATTAAGATCTGCACGCTGCTGGACAAGCCCGAACGCAGACAGGCCGACATCAAGGCGGATTACGTCGGCTTTGCCGTACCGGATGAATTCGTCGTCGGCTACGGGTTGGATTTTGATGAGAAATACCGCAATCTGCCCTATATCGGAGTGTTGAAACCTTCGGTATACGAGAAGTGA
- a CDS encoding DHH family phosphoesterase, translating into MEITGCNKESFFLLKQLILESDSVIVSGHKNSDFDTLGSAYGVLCMVRELGKTAFIVINEETSLSTPLIDRIRADESEGIFIEPERAREIAKANVLSIITDTNRTSLLECPFLFDVCDRSVILDHHQLRSDLTDFPGLFIHNERASSTCEMAAELISYSEMTPSSVLCEALAAGIMLDTRGFTQKITPKTFFVSGSLFAMGADISDTRNLFDCSLEHYRERTKLVLSARMLGDCAIAVAGKNQPRIRVLAPQAANELLTIQGVKASFVIYRAEGETCISARSDGRFDVAAIMEQMGGGGNITMAAAQLAGISRYAALKRLERVLKSYTDVGKDITFEDEPSNEDDSSN; encoded by the coding sequence TTGGAGATCACAGGCTGCAACAAGGAGTCGTTTTTCTTGTTGAAACAACTGATTCTCGAATCCGACTCGGTGATCGTCAGCGGACACAAGAACTCCGATTTCGACACACTCGGCTCCGCCTACGGGGTGCTTTGTATGGTGCGGGAACTCGGAAAAACCGCCTTTATCGTTATAAACGAGGAGACAAGCCTTTCAACGCCGCTGATCGATCGGATAAGAGCCGATGAATCCGAGGGTATTTTTATCGAACCGGAACGGGCCCGGGAAATTGCAAAAGCCAATGTTCTTTCAATTATTACCGATACCAACAGGACTTCGCTGCTCGAGTGTCCGTTTTTGTTCGACGTCTGCGATCGGTCGGTCATCCTTGACCACCATCAGCTGCGCAGCGATCTGACCGATTTTCCCGGACTCTTTATCCATAATGAACGTGCTTCCTCGACCTGTGAAATGGCCGCGGAGCTGATATCTTATTCCGAGATGACCCCGTCTTCGGTGCTTTGCGAGGCGCTGGCTGCGGGGATTATGCTCGATACTCGCGGATTTACGCAGAAAATCACCCCAAAGACCTTTTTCGTGTCCGGTTCGCTGTTTGCGATGGGGGCGGATATTTCCGATACCCGCAATTTGTTCGACTGCAGTTTGGAACATTACCGTGAACGCACCAAATTGGTGCTCTCTGCACGGATGCTCGGGGACTGCGCCATCGCGGTCGCGGGCAAAAACCAGCCCCGTATCCGCGTTTTGGCGCCTCAGGCGGCCAACGAACTGTTGACGATTCAAGGGGTGAAAGCCTCGTTTGTCATTTATCGCGCAGAAGGCGAGACCTGTATCTCGGCACGGTCGGACGGGCGGTTTGACGTCGCGGCGATCATGGAACAGATGGGCGGCGGCGGAAATATCACCATGGCGGCCGCACAGCTGGCGGGTATCAGCAGATATGCCGCGCTCAAGCGTCTTGAACGGGTACTCAAATCTTATACCGATGTCGGAAAGGACATAACGTTTGAAGACGAACCTTCAAATGAAGACGATTCTTCAAATTGA
- a CDS encoding ribonuclease J — protein sequence MNQEKKNNTGAPVIHDTLAGAQFERENTGLSAQPPKRRGRPPKNRKPEETVKEAPRPAPAAPVPEEEEEIHPKFSHPSSERDVRQSVGQNKIKKYSRSQFKYERDPEAASVRIIPLGGLEEIGKNMTIIEYGDEAIMVDCGQAFPNDDELFGVDVVIPDMTYVEQIKDKLRGVVITHGHEDHIGCLPYLLKDYAVPVFGTKLAIGLVNGKMREHNIPERSRLFGVISPGDVVSFGQISVEFIASNHSIPDAVMMAIYTPAGIILHTGDFKIDLSPIIGPMIDLPRISELGKMGVMLLMADSTNSERPGYTASERTVGQSFDGLFERAEKKRIMIATFASNIHRIQQIVDKAVAFGRKVAVSGRSMLNTFAIATELGYLKIPEGLVIDIEEINNYLPEQLVLITTGSQGEPMSALSRMAFSDHRKVEVGSGDFIIISATPIPGNERMVTKIVNRLLKLGADVIYERMYDVHVSGHACQEEQKLVISLAKPTYFMPVHGEYKHLKRHSETAESLGIPRKNILIGENGAIIEVGQNGISIVGSVPAGRVYVDGLGVGDVGSVVLRDRRLLSQDGILTVAAVIDIMNPRLVVGPEITSRGFVFIKESEQLLETLRVETVRIIEELVKRDVNDINIYRNEIKEALSKRIYFTMKRSPIVVPIIMAMTI from the coding sequence CACCCGCCGCACCCGTTCCCGAGGAGGAAGAGGAGATTCACCCCAAGTTTTCGCATCCCTCATCCGAACGGGACGTCCGACAGTCGGTCGGCCAGAACAAAATTAAAAAGTATTCCAGAAGCCAATTTAAATACGAACGGGATCCTGAGGCGGCTTCGGTTCGTATTATTCCGCTGGGCGGTCTCGAAGAAATCGGCAAAAATATGACGATTATCGAGTACGGCGACGAGGCCATTATGGTCGACTGCGGACAGGCGTTCCCCAATGATGACGAACTGTTCGGCGTGGACGTCGTGATCCCGGATATGACCTATGTCGAACAAATTAAAGACAAACTGCGCGGCGTGGTCATCACCCACGGGCATGAGGACCATATCGGCTGTCTGCCGTATCTACTCAAAGATTATGCGGTGCCGGTCTTCGGCACCAAACTGGCGATCGGGCTGGTCAACGGCAAGATGCGTGAACACAATATTCCGGAGCGTTCCCGGTTGTTTGGCGTAATTTCACCGGGCGACGTTGTGAGTTTCGGACAGATTTCGGTCGAATTTATCGCCTCGAATCACTCCATTCCCGACGCGGTGATGATGGCCATTTATACGCCGGCGGGTATTATTCTTCACACCGGTGACTTTAAAATCGATCTGAGCCCGATTATCGGCCCCATGATCGATCTGCCGCGCATCTCCGAACTGGGTAAAATGGGCGTTATGCTGCTGATGGCCGACTCGACCAATTCCGAACGTCCCGGCTACACCGCCTCGGAGCGCACCGTCGGCCAATCGTTTGACGGGCTGTTTGAGCGCGCGGAAAAAAAGCGCATTATGATCGCGACGTTCGCATCAAACATTCACCGCATTCAGCAGATTGTCGACAAGGCGGTGGCATTCGGAAGAAAGGTCGCCGTCAGCGGGCGAAGTATGCTGAACACTTTTGCCATCGCGACCGAACTCGGGTATCTGAAAATTCCCGAAGGTCTTGTAATTGATATCGAAGAAATCAACAACTATCTGCCTGAGCAACTGGTTTTGATCACCACCGGCAGCCAGGGTGAACCGATGTCGGCGCTGTCGCGTATGGCATTTTCGGATCACCGCAAGGTTGAGGTCGGGTCGGGAGACTTCATCATCATTTCGGCCACCCCGATTCCCGGCAACGAGCGGATGGTCACCAAGATCGTCAACCGGCTTTTGAAACTCGGGGCCGACGTGATTTATGAGCGTATGTACGACGTGCACGTCTCCGGCCATGCTTGTCAGGAAGAGCAGAAACTGGTGATATCTCTGGCCAAACCGACTTATTTTATGCCGGTGCACGGGGAATATAAACACCTGAAACGTCATTCCGAAACGGCGGAGTCGCTCGGCATCCCGCGTAAAAATATTCTGATCGGCGAAAACGGCGCCATCATCGAGGTCGGCCAAAACGGCATCTCGATCGTGGGCAGCGTCCCGGCCGGCAGAGTGTATGTCGACGGCCTCGGCGTCGGCGACGTCGGATCGGTTGTGCTGCGTGACCGCAGACTGCTGTCGCAGGACGGCATCTTGACGGTGGCGGCTGTAATTGATATAATGAATCCGCGGCTGGTCGTGGGTCCCGAGATCACTTCAAGGGGTTTTGTCTTTATCAAAGAATCCGAACAGCTGCTCGAGACGCTGCGCGTTGAGACGGTTCGCATTATCGAGGAACTGGTCAAGCGCGACGTCAACGATATCAATATCTACCGCAATGAGATTAAAGAGGCGCTGTCCAAGCGTATTTATTTCACGATGAAGCGCAGTCCGATCGTGGTGCCGATTATCATGGCGATGACGATATAA
- the dnaB gene encoding replicative DNA helicase: MSPAEYSASASAFDIVPGMPYSIEAEQAVLGSALLDDGCLTSVLERLREEHFYYPLHRKIYTEIKDAFETSKKPDFIIVLNALSGETDMANEELKEYLLKICGIVPTLSNVTAYIKIVLDKYYMRTLYAASKDTIDSISSGTEEADFVLERAEQRIYDIRQGRDYKGLVPVKSILGDVFDEIDERAKLKKNIRGISTGYGDLDRALSGLNKSDMVVLAARPGVGKSAFAVNIGQNVAASGEGAVCVFSLEMSKEQIVQRMLAAEANLSLSSILTGQLNGDEWTSFAAAAGTLAKMPFFIDDTAGITISEIKARLRRIPNLSLVIIDYLQLMQSGRRIDNRVVEVSEMTRATKIMAKELNVPVILISQLSRGTEQRGAKNRRPMLSDLRESGSIEQDADVVLFLYREDYYEKLAETGNQAECIIEKNRHGPTSTIMLHYQRASTKFVSAAFEGPPPEQ, encoded by the coding sequence ATGAGCCCCGCGGAGTATTCTGCATCTGCGTCAGCGTTTGACATCGTACCGGGTATGCCCTACAGCATCGAGGCCGAACAGGCGGTGCTGGGCAGTGCCCTGCTGGACGACGGTTGTCTGACGTCCGTGCTGGAACGGCTGCGCGAGGAGCATTTTTATTATCCGCTGCACCGCAAGATCTACACCGAGATTAAAGACGCCTTCGAGACCTCCAAAAAGCCCGACTTTATCATTGTTCTGAACGCGCTGTCGGGCGAGACCGATATGGCCAACGAGGAATTGAAAGAGTACTTATTAAAAATCTGCGGCATCGTCCCGACCCTGTCCAACGTGACGGCTTATATTAAGATTGTTCTCGATAAATATTACATGCGCACGCTGTATGCGGCGTCCAAAGACACCATCGACAGCATCTCTTCGGGCACCGAAGAGGCCGATTTTGTCCTTGAACGCGCCGAGCAGCGCATTTATGACATCCGGCAGGGCCGCGACTATAAGGGGCTTGTGCCGGTCAAGAGCATTTTGGGCGATGTCTTCGACGAGATTGACGAACGCGCCAAGCTGAAAAAGAACATCCGCGGTATCTCGACGGGCTACGGCGATCTCGACCGGGCGCTGTCGGGGTTGAATAAATCGGACATGGTCGTTTTGGCGGCCCGCCCCGGCGTGGGCAAATCGGCGTTTGCCGTGAACATCGGCCAAAACGTCGCCGCTTCCGGAGAGGGCGCGGTCTGCGTGTTTTCGCTCGAGATGAGCAAGGAGCAGATTGTACAGCGCATGCTGGCAGCCGAGGCCAATCTGTCGCTCTCCTCCATTCTGACCGGTCAGCTCAACGGCGACGAGTGGACAAGCTTTGCCGCTGCTGCGGGCACGCTGGCGAAAATGCCGTTTTTTATCGACGATACCGCCGGTATCACGATCAGCGAAATCAAAGCCCGTTTGCGCCGGATTCCGAATCTGTCGCTCGTGATTATCGACTATCTGCAGTTGATGCAGAGCGGACGGCGCATTGATAACCGTGTGGTCGAGGTCAGTGAGATGACCCGTGCCACCAAGATTATGGCCAAGGAACTTAACGTTCCGGTCATTTTGATCTCGCAGTTATCGCGCGGCACCGAACAGCGCGGTGCAAAGAACCGCCGCCCCATGCTGTCGGACCTGCGCGAATCGGGTTCAATCGAGCAGGACGCCGACGTGGTTTTGTTTTTATACCGCGAGGACTATTACGAAAAGCTGGCCGAGACCGGTAACCAGGCGGAGTGCATCATTGAAAAAAACCGCCACGGTCCGACGAGTACGATTATGCTGCATTATCAGCGGGCTTCGACCAAGTTTGTGTCAGCGGCATTCGAAGGGCCCCCACCGGAACAATGA